In one Candidatus Planktophila vernalis genomic region, the following are encoded:
- a CDS encoding MFS transporter — MPKTFQRDRFFWVVATQTAIVNFYLGGFGPAQSLLRADQGTSLTIAGLHGTAMGVASIAAGYANPHLAHKFGRAKSQWIGLGIFLFGLLLFVISPPVFLTIPATLIAGFGTSMVINTMLSSMSHHYGKAAEVAIPQANGIASVGFVTGTALIGTIASLYPNFWRLGLLLALPVGLILVLVGREKNAEDHVPDESGPQSGKLSAKYWLAWVGFVACISSEFATSFWSAALLKDRVGSTAAISTVAIVALGTGMGVGRWFGGLVLKNFKLDNQLLGLIALQFIGFTAFWFSHSMIISLICLFVIGLGISMQFALAAIRLVSFSDNRPDLAVGKLSLAAGIAIGGAPFLLGFLGDNFGISRAYIMVPVLIAIAFVITVLTPSHSEKA; from the coding sequence TTTGGGCCAGCACAATCACTGCTTCGCGCTGATCAAGGAACTTCACTGACTATTGCAGGTCTTCATGGAACAGCTATGGGAGTTGCATCCATTGCAGCTGGTTATGCCAATCCACATCTTGCACATAAATTCGGTCGTGCAAAGTCACAGTGGATTGGCCTTGGAATCTTCTTATTTGGGCTTTTACTCTTTGTTATCTCACCACCTGTTTTTCTCACAATCCCTGCAACGTTGATTGCCGGTTTTGGAACATCGATGGTTATCAACACGATGCTCTCTTCCATGTCTCACCATTATGGAAAAGCTGCAGAGGTTGCTATCCCTCAGGCAAATGGAATTGCATCTGTTGGCTTTGTAACTGGCACTGCTCTCATTGGAACAATTGCATCGCTCTACCCAAACTTTTGGCGCTTAGGCCTACTGCTCGCACTACCTGTGGGATTGATTTTGGTTCTAGTTGGCCGTGAAAAGAATGCAGAAGATCATGTTCCAGATGAGAGTGGCCCGCAAAGCGGAAAGTTATCGGCAAAATATTGGTTAGCTTGGGTTGGTTTTGTTGCATGCATTTCATCTGAGTTTGCAACATCATTTTGGTCGGCGGCTCTATTAAAAGATCGCGTTGGCTCCACTGCTGCTATCTCAACTGTTGCAATTGTTGCACTTGGAACTGGAATGGGAGTCGGCCGCTGGTTTGGTGGTTTAGTGCTAAAGAACTTCAAACTTGATAACCAACTCTTAGGTTTAATCGCACTGCAGTTCATTGGTTTTACTGCCTTTTGGTTCTCCCACTCAATGATTATCAGCCTCATCTGTCTCTTTGTTATTGGCTTAGGTATCTCGATGCAGTTTGCATTGGCTGCAATCCGTCTCGTGAGCTTTAGTGATAATCGCCCAGATTTAGCTGTTGGCAAGTTATCTTTGGCTGCTGGAATCGCTATTGGTGGAGCGCCATTTTTACTAGGTTTCTTAGGCGATAACTTCGGTATTTCACGTGCTTACATCATGGTGCCAGTACTTATTGCAATCGCATTTGTAATTACTGTTCTAACACCATCACACAGCGAGAAGGCATAA
- a CDS encoding MFS transporter, which yields MGFNVKVDGNWRSFRHRNYRILFPASTISNIGSWAQRVAQDWLVLELTNSGTYLGIVTAIQFTPFLFFSLHGGAFADRFDKRKLLIGTNALGAFSAITLGTLVMTNQVELWHVFALAAVLGISTAIDAPVRQTFAADIVGQDDLPNAVSLNSANFNAGRLVGPALSGLLIAAFGTGPSFLVNGTSYLFAIGALMAMNEKEFFHQDRPKSKTNVREGLHYALARPDIYVVMLIVFFLGTFGLNFQIFNALMATQEFGKGPAAYGLLGTFVAIGSFSGAIASARLERFRKTRFVILAGGAFALAILVLSILPNYTAYAIFLPICGVTALITMITANSIVQVNSDPAIRGRVMGIYLLIFMGGTPVGSPVIGLMAEAIGIRSTIAACGAICLIATTVIWFKFKDRVDVPADISVAAVLKSANRN from the coding sequence ATGGGATTTAACGTAAAAGTGGATGGTAATTGGCGATCATTTCGCCACCGTAATTACCGGATACTTTTTCCTGCCAGTACCATCTCCAATATTGGAAGTTGGGCGCAGCGCGTTGCCCAAGACTGGCTTGTTCTAGAACTTACAAACAGCGGAACATATCTAGGAATTGTCACAGCAATTCAATTCACTCCCTTTCTTTTCTTTTCACTCCATGGCGGCGCCTTTGCTGATCGTTTTGATAAACGTAAACTTTTAATTGGAACCAACGCCCTAGGTGCATTTTCAGCAATCACACTAGGAACACTCGTCATGACAAACCAGGTGGAGCTATGGCATGTATTTGCATTAGCTGCCGTGCTTGGTATTTCAACTGCTATAGATGCACCAGTTCGCCAAACCTTTGCTGCTGACATCGTGGGTCAAGATGATCTGCCCAATGCAGTAAGTCTTAACTCTGCAAACTTTAATGCTGGGCGCTTAGTAGGACCCGCCCTATCAGGCTTACTTATCGCTGCTTTTGGCACTGGGCCATCCTTCTTAGTTAATGGAACCTCCTATCTTTTTGCTATCGGTGCGTTAATGGCGATGAATGAGAAAGAGTTTTTCCATCAAGATCGACCGAAGTCGAAGACCAATGTGCGAGAAGGCCTGCACTATGCATTAGCCCGCCCTGATATTTACGTGGTTATGTTGATAGTTTTCTTCCTTGGAACCTTTGGCCTGAACTTTCAAATCTTTAACGCTCTTATGGCAACACAAGAGTTTGGCAAGGGACCTGCTGCATATGGATTACTTGGAACCTTTGTGGCTATTGGTTCATTTTCAGGTGCCATTGCATCTGCACGCTTGGAACGCTTTCGAAAGACCCGCTTTGTTATCTTAGCTGGAGGGGCTTTTGCACTAGCGATTCTGGTGCTTTCAATATTGCCTAACTACACCGCCTATGCAATCTTCCTACCGATCTGTGGTGTCACTGCTCTTATAACCATGATTACTGCAAACTCCATTGTTCAAGTAAATAGTGACCCAGCAATTCGCGGGCGAGTAATGGGTATCTATCTTTTGATTTTCATGGGTGGAACTCCAGTTGGATCACCAGTAATTGGTTTGATGGCAGAAGCAATTGGAATTAGATCAACAATTGCCGCCTGTGGTGCCATTTGTTTAATTGCAACTACTGTTATTTGGTTTAAGTTTAAAGATCGGGTTGATGTGCCAGCTGATATTTCTGTGGCTGCGGTTTTAAAGTCCGCTAATCGCAATTAA
- a CDS encoding DUF2530 domain-containing protein, giving the protein MASNIGSVVTLVSIGVICWVIAFVIALAVGADAKVIWTCLFGAGLGLTGIRYSIRRNKRSGI; this is encoded by the coding sequence ATGGCATCAAATATCGGTTCTGTTGTAACCCTAGTATCAATTGGCGTAATTTGCTGGGTGATTGCCTTTGTCATTGCGTTAGCAGTTGGCGCAGATGCGAAAGTCATTTGGACATGCCTATTCGGAGCAGGCCTAGGCCTAACTGGTATTCGTTATTCAATTCGCCGCAATAAGCGCAGCGGAATTTAA
- a CDS encoding cold-shock protein: MPTGRVKWFSLEKGFGFIANDEGEDVYLAASSLPEGVATVKPGTKLEFSIADSRRGPQALSVHIIDAPPSLAENSRANTDDLAAMIEDTIKILDRVGNGLRQGRHPSAVEAERLGRVLRGIASALEA, from the coding sequence ATGCCTACAGGACGCGTTAAATGGTTCTCCCTAGAAAAGGGTTTCGGTTTTATTGCCAATGATGAAGGCGAAGATGTTTATCTAGCTGCTTCATCTCTTCCAGAAGGCGTTGCAACAGTTAAGCCTGGAACAAAGCTTGAATTCAGCATTGCTGACTCGCGTCGTGGACCACAAGCACTCTCAGTACACATCATTGATGCACCTCCATCACTTGCTGAAAACTCACGTGCTAACACTGATGATTTAGCTGCAATGATTGAAGACACAATCAAGATTTTGGATCGTGTTGGAAATGGTTTGCGCCAAGGCCGCCATCCATCAGCAGTTGAAGCAGAGCGTTTAGGCCGCGTATTGCGCGGTATTGCATCTGCTCTAGAGGCTTAA
- a CDS encoding DUF3027 domain-containing protein — MAKKSLAKKTPKETSKKAASNTPAPFDAKNLAHTAIFEHAEKRDHVGSFISVEFDDENRVATYLFNANLAGYKGWRWCVTVAKVDADATPTVCDLVVLPGPDALLAPEWIPYRDRILPGDVGVGDIVPSSLDDARLVPGQSALPQDEDLDTAMAVELGFGRARVMSIEGRDQAAKRWYDGDRGPQAPLAQAAPKPCHSCGFFLPIAGSLRATFGVCANAISPDDARVVSVDHGCGAHSEATFTDLVIN, encoded by the coding sequence ATGGCAAAGAAATCATTGGCGAAAAAAACGCCAAAGGAGACATCAAAGAAGGCTGCGTCAAACACACCTGCTCCTTTTGATGCAAAAAATCTTGCCCATACTGCAATCTTTGAGCACGCAGAAAAGCGTGATCATGTTGGTTCATTTATTAGCGTTGAGTTTGATGATGAGAACCGCGTTGCCACATATCTTTTTAATGCAAACCTCGCTGGCTATAAAGGCTGGCGTTGGTGTGTCACTGTTGCAAAGGTTGATGCGGATGCAACGCCAACTGTTTGTGATTTAGTTGTTCTTCCTGGGCCAGATGCATTACTTGCCCCAGAGTGGATTCCTTATCGCGATCGCATTTTGCCAGGTGATGTTGGCGTTGGTGACATCGTTCCAAGTTCACTAGATGATGCACGTTTAGTTCCTGGACAATCAGCGTTGCCACAGGATGAAGATTTAGATACTGCAATGGCAGTTGAATTAGGTTTTGGTCGTGCACGAGTAATGTCTATTGAAGGTCGCGATCAAGCTGCTAAGCGTTGGTATGACGGGGACCGTGGACCACAAGCACCATTGGCACAAGCTGCTCCTAAGCCATGTCATTCATGCGGATTCTTTCTTCCAATCGCAGGCTCACTGCGCGCAACCTTTGGCGTGTGTGCAAATGCAATCTCGCCCGATGATGCACGCGTGGTCTCTGTTGATCATGGATGCGGCGCTCACTCGGAAGCGACCTTCACTGACCTGGTGATAAACTAA
- the groL gene encoding chaperonin GroEL (60 kDa chaperone family; promotes refolding of misfolded polypeptides especially under stressful conditions; forms two stacked rings of heptamers to form a barrel-shaped 14mer; ends can be capped by GroES; misfolded proteins enter the barrel where they are refolded when GroES binds), with protein MAKQIAFNEEARRGLERGMNILADAVKVTLGPRGRNVVLEKKWGAPTITNDGVSIAKEIDLDDPWEKIGAELVKEVAKKTDDVAGDGTTTATVLAQALVREGLRNVAAGSNPMALKRGMEKAVTEIVAELLSMAKAVDSKEQIAATASISAADATIGEMIAEAMDKVGKEGVITVEESNTFGLELELTEGMRFDKGYISPYFVTDQDRMEAVLEDAYVLIVNSKIANIKDLVPVLEKVMQSGKPLAIIAEDVEGEALATLVVNKIRGTFRSAAVKAPGFGDRRKAMLQDIAILTGATVISEEVGLKLDQAGLELLGRARKVVISKDETTIVEGAGDEAQIKGRVTQIRSEIEKSDSDYDREKLQERLAKLAGGVAVIKAGAATEVELKERKHRIEDAVRNAKAAVEEGIVAGGGVALLQAATAAFKKFTGLTGDEATGAKIVEFAIEAPLKQIAINAGLEGGVVVEKVRNLPAGQGLNAATGEYVDMIKSGIIDPAKVTRSALQNAASIAALFITTEAVIADKPEKNPAPMPQGGGDMDF; from the coding sequence ATGGCAAAGCAGATTGCCTTTAATGAAGAAGCCCGCCGCGGATTAGAGCGCGGAATGAATATCTTGGCCGATGCGGTCAAAGTGACCCTAGGACCTCGCGGACGAAACGTTGTCCTAGAGAAGAAGTGGGGCGCCCCAACTATTACTAACGATGGTGTTTCCATCGCTAAAGAAATTGATTTAGATGATCCATGGGAAAAGATTGGCGCAGAGCTAGTTAAGGAAGTTGCTAAGAAGACAGATGATGTCGCAGGCGATGGAACAACTACAGCAACTGTTTTGGCCCAGGCCCTAGTGCGTGAAGGACTTCGTAACGTGGCTGCCGGATCAAACCCAATGGCCCTTAAGCGCGGTATGGAAAAGGCAGTGACAGAGATTGTTGCTGAGCTTTTGTCTATGGCTAAAGCCGTTGATTCAAAGGAACAGATCGCAGCAACAGCATCTATCTCTGCAGCAGATGCAACTATCGGCGAGATGATTGCTGAAGCGATGGACAAGGTTGGCAAAGAAGGCGTTATCACTGTTGAAGAGTCAAATACTTTTGGTTTAGAGCTAGAGCTCACTGAGGGTATGCGCTTTGATAAGGGTTATATCTCTCCTTACTTTGTAACTGACCAGGATCGTATGGAAGCAGTTCTAGAAGATGCATACGTATTGATCGTGAACTCAAAGATTGCAAATATTAAAGATCTCGTACCAGTTCTTGAAAAGGTTATGCAATCAGGTAAGCCACTTGCGATTATCGCTGAAGATGTTGAAGGCGAAGCGTTGGCAACACTTGTTGTGAACAAGATCCGTGGAACTTTCCGCTCAGCAGCAGTAAAGGCACCTGGCTTTGGAGATCGTCGCAAGGCGATGCTTCAAGACATTGCAATTCTTACAGGTGCAACTGTTATCTCTGAAGAAGTTGGTCTCAAGCTAGATCAAGCAGGACTTGAACTATTGGGTCGCGCTCGCAAGGTTGTTATCAGCAAGGATGAGACAACAATCGTTGAAGGCGCTGGCGATGAGGCACAAATTAAGGGCCGCGTCACACAGATCCGTTCAGAGATTGAGAAGAGCGATTCAGATTATGACCGCGAGAAGTTGCAAGAGCGTCTTGCAAAGCTTGCTGGTGGCGTGGCTGTTATCAAGGCTGGAGCTGCAACTGAGGTTGAACTCAAGGAGCGCAAGCACCGCATTGAAGATGCAGTTCGCAATGCAAAGGCTGCAGTTGAAGAAGGAATTGTTGCCGGTGGTGGCGTTGCACTTCTCCAAGCAGCAACAGCAGCATTTAAGAAGTTCACTGGTTTAACTGGTGATGAAGCAACTGGTGCAAAGATTGTTGAATTCGCAATCGAAGCTCCACTCAAGCAAATCGCAATCAACGCAGGACTTGAAGGCGGAGTTGTTGTTGAGAAGGTTCGTAATCTTCCAGCAGGACAAGGTCTCAACGCTGCAACTGGTGAATATGTGGACATGATCAAATCTGGAATTATTGATCCAGCTAAGGTCACACGTTCTGCGCTACAGAACGCTGCATCTATCGCAGCCCTGTTCATCACAACTGAAGCAGTGATTGCAGATAAGCCAGAAAAGAATCCAGCACCAATGCCACAAGGTGGCGGAGATATGGACTTCTAA
- a CDS encoding DUF3263 domain-containing protein has product MSAQEESAIHTGLSDLEVRILDFEASWWRYAGAKEAAIKELFDLSAARYYQLLNDLIDRDDALAASPMLVKRLRRLREARMNTRIAR; this is encoded by the coding sequence ATGTCCGCGCAAGAAGAGTCCGCCATTCATACTGGCCTGAGCGACCTTGAAGTCCGTATTCTGGATTTTGAAGCTAGCTGGTGGCGCTATGCAGGGGCTAAAGAGGCAGCAATCAAGGAGCTTTTCGACCTATCGGCTGCCCGTTACTACCAACTTCTTAATGACTTAATCGATCGTGATGATGCTCTAGCTGCCTCTCCCATGCTCGTGAAGCGCCTACGCCGCCTGCGCGAGGCCCGCATGAACACCCGCATCGCCCGCTAA